The following coding sequences lie in one Anguilla anguilla isolate fAngAng1 chromosome 14, fAngAng1.pri, whole genome shotgun sequence genomic window:
- the LOC118212671 gene encoding DDRGK domain-containing protein 1-like has product MDVVLYGVAAAILLLLILFAVKVRGQAEQADGEHRQDVVARAAARPRVAEERGAGMPRRRGIRGMEHRRTHRDDSDQEDLNVDEEHEEAELQFQAAGKVGAKKQRKMEEKQARRVQREAELEEREERKRAQELREEERRKEEAQERLQEKRQEEEELRAKEEQEKKEEEEYLRLKESFVIEEQGVTEELTEQESHSLLQEFIQYVKDSKVVLLEDLASHFGLRTQDAISRLQDLMADGSLTGVIDDRGKFIFITPEELSAVANFIRQRGRVSISELAQASNSLINLTPEIRNSA; this is encoded by the exons ATGGACGTGGTGTTGTACGGAGTTGCTGCTGCAATTCTCCTCCTGCTGATCTTGTTTGCGGTGAAAGTACGGGGACAGGCGGAACAAG ctGATGGTGAGCACAGGCAGGATGTGGTGGCCCGAGCCGCAGCACGCCCCCGTGTGGCGGAGGAGCGCGGCGCAGGCATGCCGAGACGCAGGGGGATCAGAGGGATGGAGCACAGACGCACCCACAGGGACGACTCTGACCAGG AGGACCTGAATGTGGATGAGGAACatgaggaggcggagcttcagTTCCAGGCAGCAGGGAAAGTGGGAGCCAAGAAGCAGaggaagatggaggagaagCAGGCCAGGAGAGTGCAGAGAGAG gcggagctggaggagcgagaggagaggaagagagctcaggagctgagggaggaggagagaagaaaggaggaggCGCAAGAGAGGCTCCAGGAAAAGAGACAG gaggaagaggagctacGGGcgaaggaggagcaggagaagaaggaggaggaggagtactTGCGGCTGAAGGAGTCCTTCGTCATCGAGGAGCAGGGAGTCACCGAGGAGCTGACAGAGcaggag tCTCACAGTCTCCTTCAGGAGTTCATTCAGTATGTGAag GACTCCAAGGTGGTTCTGCTGGAGGATCTGGCATCCCACTTCGGTTTGCGCACACAG GATGCCATCTCCAGACTGCAGGATCTAATGGCTGATGGTTCGCTCACAG GCGTGATCGATGACAGGGGGAAGTTCATCTTCATCACCCCAGAGGAGCTGAGTGCCGTGGCGAACTTCATcaggcagagaggaagagtgtcCATCAGCGAGCTGGCGCAGGCTAGCAACTCCCTCATAAACCTGACCCCTGAGATCCGCAACTCAGCCTGA